Proteins from a genomic interval of Erwinia sp. SLM-02:
- the bioB gene encoding biotin synthase BioB encodes MAKRWTLSQTQALFDKPFLELMFEAQQIHRQHFDPRQVQVSTLLSIKTGACPEDCKYCPQSARYKTGLESERLMEVEEVLNSARKAKAAGSGRFCMGAAWKNPHERDMPYLEQMVQGVKAMGLETCMTLGTLSAPQAQRLASAGLDFYNHNLDTSPEFYGSIITTRSYQERLDTLGKVRDAGIKVCSGGIVGLGETVSDRAGLLVQLANLPTPPESVPINMLVKVKGTPLADNEDVDPFDFIRTIAVARIMMPRSHVRLSAGREQMSEQTQAMCFMAGANSIFYGCKLLTTPNPEEDKDLILFRKLGLNPQHTGTHAGDNEQQQALAAQLMTADTEQFYNAAL; translated from the coding sequence ATGGCAAAACGTTGGACCCTTTCACAGACGCAGGCGCTGTTTGATAAGCCGTTTCTCGAACTGATGTTTGAAGCGCAGCAGATACACCGCCAGCATTTTGACCCGCGCCAGGTCCAGGTCAGCACGCTGCTGTCGATCAAAACCGGTGCCTGCCCGGAGGACTGCAAGTACTGTCCGCAAAGCGCGCGTTATAAAACCGGGCTGGAATCGGAGCGGCTGATGGAAGTGGAGGAGGTGCTGAACTCCGCCCGCAAGGCGAAAGCCGCCGGATCCGGCCGCTTCTGCATGGGTGCGGCGTGGAAAAATCCGCACGAACGCGATATGCCCTATCTGGAGCAGATGGTGCAGGGGGTGAAGGCGATGGGGCTGGAAACCTGTATGACCCTCGGGACGCTGAGCGCGCCGCAGGCGCAGCGGCTGGCCTCCGCCGGGCTGGATTTCTACAATCACAACCTCGACACCTCGCCGGAGTTTTACGGCAGCATCATCACCACCCGCAGCTATCAGGAACGCCTGGATACCCTTGGAAAAGTGCGCGATGCCGGGATTAAGGTCTGCTCCGGCGGCATCGTTGGCCTGGGCGAAACGGTCAGCGACCGGGCCGGTCTGCTGGTGCAGCTGGCGAATCTGCCGACGCCGCCGGAAAGCGTGCCGATTAATATGCTGGTGAAAGTGAAGGGCACGCCGCTGGCGGATAACGAGGACGTTGATCCGTTTGATTTTATCCGCACCATTGCCGTAGCAAGGATTATGATGCCGCGATCCCACGTGCGGCTCTCCGCCGGGCGTGAGCAGATGAGCGAGCAGACCCAGGCGATGTGCTTTATGGCCGGCGCTAACTCGATTTTCTACGGCTGTAAGCTGCTGACCACGCCAAACCCGGAGGAGGACAAAGACCTGATCCTGTTCCGCAAGCTGGGCCTCAATCCGCAGCATACCGGCACCCACGCCGGAGATAACGAACAGCAGCAGGCGCTGGCAGCCCAGCTGATGACCGCCGACACCGAACAGTTTTACAACGCGGCACTGTAA
- the bioF gene encoding 8-amino-7-oxononanoate synthase, whose translation MSWSQRHQQALEQRRQNGQYRQRTVCEQADARSLCAAGTDFLNFSANDYLGLSHHPRIINAWQQGAVKYGVGAGGSGHITGFRTPQAELEPQLADWLGYPRALLFISGFAANQAVIMALAGKDDRILADRLSHASLLEAASHSPAALRRFAHNQPAALATRLEGLCSGETLVVTEGIFSMDGDSAPLAALHRLAQQHNAWLLVDDAHGIGVCGEQGRGSCWQQGVRPELQIITFGKAFGVSGAALLCDDSTAEFMLQFARHLIYSTAMPPAQVCALQEALRCVQQGDDLRQRLQENIARFRAGCTGLRWAMMDSGSAIQPLRVGEEGAAVDLAMRLRLQGCWVSAIRPPTVPPGTARLRITLSAAHLPDDIDRLLEVLHATGG comes from the coding sequence ATGAGCTGGTCGCAACGTCATCAGCAGGCGCTGGAGCAGCGCCGCCAGAACGGCCAGTACCGCCAGCGCACGGTCTGTGAGCAGGCCGACGCCCGCAGCCTGTGCGCGGCGGGCACGGATTTCCTCAACTTCTCTGCCAACGACTACCTCGGGCTGAGCCATCACCCGCGCATCATTAACGCCTGGCAGCAGGGCGCGGTGAAGTACGGCGTCGGCGCGGGCGGATCGGGGCATATCACCGGTTTTCGCACGCCGCAGGCGGAGCTGGAGCCGCAGCTGGCCGACTGGCTGGGCTACCCGCGCGCACTGCTTTTTATCTCCGGGTTTGCCGCCAATCAGGCCGTGATAATGGCGCTGGCGGGCAAAGACGATCGCATTCTGGCCGACAGACTGAGCCACGCCTCCCTGCTGGAGGCGGCCAGCCACAGCCCGGCGGCGCTGCGGCGTTTTGCCCACAACCAGCCGGCGGCGCTGGCTACGCGGCTGGAAGGGCTATGCAGCGGTGAAACGCTGGTGGTGACGGAAGGGATTTTCAGTATGGACGGCGACAGCGCGCCGCTGGCGGCGCTGCACCGGCTGGCGCAGCAGCATAACGCCTGGCTGCTGGTGGATGATGCCCACGGCATCGGCGTCTGCGGGGAGCAGGGGCGCGGCAGCTGCTGGCAGCAGGGCGTTCGGCCAGAGCTGCAAATCATCACCTTTGGTAAAGCATTTGGCGTCAGCGGGGCGGCGCTGCTCTGCGACGACAGCACCGCCGAATTTATGCTGCAGTTTGCCCGCCATCTGATTTACAGCACCGCCATGCCGCCCGCGCAGGTCTGCGCGTTACAGGAGGCGCTCCGCTGTGTCCAGCAGGGCGACGACCTGCGCCAGCGCCTGCAGGAGAACATCGCCCGCTTTCGGGCCGGATGCACCGGTCTGCGGTGGGCGATGATGGATTCCGGCAGCGCGATTCAGCCGCTGCGGGTGGGGGAGGAAGGTGCCGCCGTGGATCTGGCTATGCGACTGCGGCTACAGGGGTGCTGGGTCAGTGCGATTCGTCCGCCAACCGTGCCGCCCGGTACGGCACGCCTGCGTATCACCCTGAGCGCGGCGCATTTGCCGGACGATATCGATCGCCTGCTGGAGGTGCTGCATGCAACAGGCGGTTGA
- the bioC gene encoding malonyl-ACP O-methyltransferase BioC: MQQAVDKQAVAVAFGRAAPGYNQHAELQRLCGERLMALARHGRGMQVLDAGCGTGWFSQRWQQNGHRVTALDLSEEMLRQAELSAVASDYRLGDIEALPFADASFDRCWSNLAVQWCSDLHQGLSELHRVTRPGGQVLFSTLEAGSLHEMASAWKTLGAGVPLNPQLTAGEVAQAGTGMNMQLHRLTLTLAYPDALSAIRSLKGTGVTHLHRGRESTFLNRERRQQLEQAWSRDERGYLLSWKLILGVIERE; the protein is encoded by the coding sequence ATGCAACAGGCGGTTGATAAACAGGCGGTTGCCGTGGCCTTTGGCCGCGCCGCGCCGGGCTATAACCAGCATGCCGAACTGCAGCGGCTGTGCGGGGAACGGCTGATGGCGCTGGCCCGTCACGGCCGCGGGATGCAGGTGCTGGATGCGGGCTGCGGCACGGGCTGGTTCAGCCAGCGCTGGCAGCAAAACGGCCACCGGGTTACCGCGCTGGATCTGTCAGAAGAGATGCTGCGCCAGGCGGAATTATCGGCGGTGGCGTCGGACTACCGGCTGGGGGATATCGAGGCGCTGCCGTTCGCGGACGCCAGCTTCGACCGTTGCTGGAGCAATCTGGCCGTGCAGTGGTGCAGCGATCTGCATCAGGGGCTGAGCGAGCTGCACCGGGTGACCCGCCCCGGGGGACAGGTGCTGTTTTCCACTCTTGAAGCCGGATCGCTGCACGAAATGGCCTCCGCATGGAAAACGCTGGGGGCCGGGGTTCCTCTCAATCCTCAGCTCACCGCCGGGGAGGTAGCTCAGGCCGGAACGGGTATGAATATGCAGCTGCACCGCCTGACGCTGACGCTGGCCTATCCCGATGCCCTGAGTGCGATACGTTCGCTGAAAGGGACCGGGGTGACCCATTTACATCGCGGTCGGGAAAGCACTTTTCTCAACCGGGAACGACGACAGCAGCTTGAGCAGGCGTGGAGCCGCGATGAGCGCGGCTACCTGCTGAGCTGGAAACTGATTTTAGGAGTGATTGAACGTGAGTAA
- the bioD gene encoding dethiobiotin synthase, whose translation MSKRWFVTGTDTEIGKTIASCALLQAASAAGFRSAGYKPVASGCEATAEGLRNEDALLLQRFSSVALRYEMVNPLAFLEPTSPHIVSAEEQRPIAFSQLSAGLESIAQRADWVLTEGAGGWFTPLSEENTFADWVVEEQLPVILVVGVKLGCINHALLTAQAVEASGLPLVGWIANGIQPAGKRHAEYMTTLRRLLPSPLLGEIPHLPDATQRAQLGQYLSLP comes from the coding sequence GTGAGTAAACGCTGGTTTGTCACCGGAACCGATACGGAAATTGGTAAAACTATCGCCAGCTGTGCGCTGCTGCAGGCCGCCAGCGCGGCGGGTTTCCGCAGTGCGGGCTACAAACCGGTTGCGTCAGGCTGTGAAGCCACCGCCGAAGGGTTACGCAATGAGGATGCCCTGCTGCTTCAGCGGTTTTCCAGCGTCGCTTTACGCTACGAGATGGTCAATCCGCTGGCGTTTCTTGAGCCGACCTCGCCGCATATCGTCAGCGCGGAAGAGCAGCGCCCCATCGCCTTCAGCCAGCTTTCTGCCGGGCTGGAGTCGATAGCGCAGCGCGCTGACTGGGTGCTGACCGAGGGGGCCGGTGGCTGGTTTACGCCGCTGTCGGAGGAAAATACCTTTGCCGACTGGGTGGTGGAAGAGCAGCTGCCGGTGATTCTGGTGGTGGGGGTTAAGCTGGGCTGCATCAATCATGCTTTGTTGACCGCGCAGGCGGTTGAGGCCAGCGGACTGCCGCTGGTAGGCTGGATCGCCAACGGCATACAGCCCGCCGGTAAGCGCCACGCTGAATACATGACCACGCTGCGTCGGCTGCTGCCCTCGCCTTTACTGGGCGAGATCCCTCATCTGCCTGATGCAACGCAAAGGGCGCAGCTGGGACAGTATCTGTCGCTGCCCTAG
- a CDS encoding ABC transporter ATP-binding protein: MLSLRSINQFYGQNHILWDVDLDLPPGTCTGIIGRPGMGKTTLVNCIMGHLPINSGSMIWQEGNLPPQDLLLQPVERRAALGIGYVPQGRQIFSQLSVEENLQIALLAGAGQERHRAIPTMVYDLFPALYSLRQQRSGELPLDQQQHLALARALVLEPKLLILDDPTEGMSPWLEEEMGNLIHRLNHDFGMTILLLEQRLSFIRRVADYFLLLHRGRNVAHGKMALLDEGVVNTWLTA; encoded by the coding sequence ATGCTGAGTTTACGTTCAATCAATCAATTTTATGGGCAAAACCATATTCTGTGGGATGTGGACCTCGATCTTCCCCCCGGTACCTGCACCGGCATTATTGGTCGCCCGGGGATGGGAAAGACCACGCTGGTTAACTGCATTATGGGCCATTTGCCAATCAACAGCGGTTCTATGATCTGGCAGGAGGGCAATCTGCCACCACAGGACTTGCTGCTGCAGCCGGTGGAGCGCCGCGCCGCGCTGGGCATTGGTTATGTCCCGCAGGGCAGGCAGATTTTTTCCCAGCTCAGTGTGGAGGAGAACCTGCAAATCGCCCTGCTGGCCGGTGCCGGACAGGAGCGTCACCGCGCGATCCCGACCATGGTCTACGATCTGTTTCCGGCGCTCTATTCACTGCGGCAGCAGCGCAGCGGGGAACTGCCCCTCGATCAGCAGCAGCACCTGGCCCTGGCTCGTGCGCTGGTGCTGGAACCGAAGCTGCTGATCCTCGACGATCCCACCGAAGGCATGTCGCCATGGCTGGAAGAGGAAATGGGGAATCTGATCCACCGGCTGAACCATGATTTCGGCATGACGATACTTCTGCTGGAACAGCGCCTGTCGTTTATCCGCCGGGTGGCCGATTACTTCCTGCTGCTGCACCGCGGGCGTAACGTCGCCCACGGTAAGATGGCGCTGCTGGATGAAGGCGTGGTCAATACCTGGCTGACGGCCTGA
- the uvrB gene encoding excinuclease ABC subunit UvrB yields MSKVFKLNSDFKPSGDQPEAIRRLEEGLEDGLAHQTLLGVTGSGKTFTVANVIADLNRPTMVLAPNKTLAAQLYGEMKEFFPDNAVEYFVSYYDYYQPEAYVPSSDTFIEKDASVNEHIEQMRLSATKALLERRDVIVVASVSAIYGLGDPDLYLKMMLHLTRGMVIDQRAILRRLAELQYARNDQAFQRGTFRVRGEVIDIFPAESDDYALRVELFDEEVERLSIFDPLTGQITSVIPRYTIYPKTHYVTPRERILQAMEEIKVELADRRQVLLANNKLLEEQRISQRTQFDLEMMNELGYCSGIENYSRYLSGRGPGEAPPTLFDYLPADGLLVIDESHVTIPQIGGMYRGDRARKETLVEYGFRLPSALDNRPMKFEEFEALAPQTIYVSATPGNYELEKSGGDVIDQVVRPTGLLDPIVEVRPVGTQVDDLLSEIRQRVAINERVLVTVLTKRMAEDLTEYLEEHGERVRYLHSDIDTVERVEIIRDLRLGKFDVLVGINLLREGLDMPEVSLVAILDADKEGFLRSERSLIQTIGRAARNLNGKAILYGDKITPSMERAIGETERRREKQDAFNKENGIVPQALNKKIADILELGQGLAKNKAKPRSMKGRSIVEEDPGYVDLSPQGLQKRIHELEALMQQHAQNLEFEEAAEVRDKLHQVRELFIAAS; encoded by the coding sequence ATGAGCAAAGTCTTTAAACTCAACTCCGATTTTAAACCCTCTGGCGATCAGCCGGAGGCGATCCGCCGTCTGGAAGAGGGGCTGGAAGATGGGCTTGCGCATCAGACGCTGCTCGGCGTCACCGGCTCAGGGAAAACCTTTACCGTTGCCAATGTGATTGCCGATCTCAATCGCCCCACCATGGTGCTGGCACCGAATAAAACCCTGGCGGCGCAGCTGTATGGCGAAATGAAGGAGTTTTTCCCCGATAATGCGGTGGAGTACTTTGTCTCCTATTACGATTATTACCAGCCGGAAGCCTACGTCCCCAGCTCTGATACCTTTATCGAGAAAGACGCCTCGGTTAACGAGCACATCGAGCAGATGCGTCTTTCGGCAACCAAAGCGCTGCTGGAACGGCGTGATGTAATCGTTGTGGCCTCGGTTTCAGCCATTTATGGCCTGGGCGATCCCGATCTCTATCTGAAAATGATGCTGCATCTGACGCGCGGCATGGTCATTGACCAGCGTGCGATCCTCCGGCGGCTGGCCGAACTGCAGTACGCCCGTAATGACCAGGCCTTCCAGCGCGGTACGTTCCGCGTGCGCGGTGAGGTGATTGATATTTTCCCGGCGGAGTCCGACGACTATGCGCTGCGCGTTGAACTGTTTGACGAAGAGGTGGAAAGGCTGTCGATTTTCGACCCGCTGACCGGGCAGATTACCTCGGTGATCCCGCGCTATACCATCTACCCGAAAACCCACTACGTCACGCCGCGCGAGCGCATCCTGCAGGCGATGGAAGAGATCAAAGTGGAACTGGCCGATCGCCGGCAGGTGCTGCTGGCCAACAATAAGCTGCTGGAAGAGCAGCGCATCAGCCAGCGCACCCAGTTCGACCTCGAAATGATGAACGAGCTGGGCTACTGCTCCGGGATTGAAAACTACTCGCGCTATCTTTCCGGGCGCGGCCCGGGCGAAGCGCCGCCGACGCTGTTTGACTATCTGCCCGCCGATGGCCTGCTGGTGATTGATGAGTCACACGTCACCATTCCGCAGATAGGTGGTATGTATCGCGGGGACCGGGCGCGAAAAGAGACGCTGGTAGAATACGGCTTCCGGCTGCCCTCGGCGCTGGATAACCGCCCGATGAAGTTTGAGGAGTTCGAAGCGCTGGCCCCGCAAACAATTTATGTTTCTGCCACCCCGGGCAATTACGAGCTGGAAAAATCCGGCGGTGATGTGATCGACCAGGTGGTCCGCCCGACCGGTCTGCTCGATCCCATCGTGGAAGTGCGCCCGGTTGGCACGCAGGTTGACGATCTGCTGTCGGAAATTCGTCAGCGGGTGGCCATCAACGAAAGGGTGCTGGTGACGGTGCTGACGAAACGGATGGCGGAAGATCTCACCGAATATCTGGAAGAGCACGGTGAGCGTGTGCGCTATCTGCACTCGGATATCGACACCGTTGAGCGCGTCGAAATCATTCGCGACCTGCGCCTCGGTAAGTTTGACGTGCTGGTGGGGATCAACCTGCTGCGAGAGGGGCTGGATATGCCGGAGGTGTCTCTGGTGGCGATTCTGGATGCCGATAAAGAGGGCTTCCTGCGCTCCGAGCGCTCACTGATCCAGACTATCGGTCGTGCGGCGCGTAATCTCAACGGTAAAGCGATTCTTTACGGCGATAAAATCACCCCGTCGATGGAGCGCGCCATCGGTGAAACCGAGCGCCGCCGCGAGAAACAGGATGCCTTTAACAAAGAAAACGGCATCGTGCCGCAGGCGCTGAACAAGAAAATTGCCGACATACTGGAACTGGGGCAGGGGCTGGCGAAAAACAAAGCCAAACCGCGCAGCATGAAGGGCCGCAGTATTGTGGAAGAGGATCCGGGCTACGTCGATCTGTCGCCGCAGGGGCTGCAGAAACGCATCCACGAGCTGGAGGCGCTGATGCAGCAGCACGCGCAGAACCTGGAGTTTGAGGAAGCGGCCGAGGTGCGCGATAAGCTGCATCAGGTGCGGGAACTGTTTATCGCCGCTTCTTAA
- the yvcK gene encoding uridine diphosphate-N-acetylglucosamine-binding protein YvcK, producing the protein MRNRTLADLDRVVALGGGHGLGRVMSALSPLGSRLTGIVTTTDNGGSTGRIRQSEGGIAWGDMRNCLNQLITEPSVASAMFEYRFAGNGELSGHNLGNLMLKSLDHLSVRPLEAINLIRNLLKVDAFLIPMSEQPVDLVAVDKEGHLVYGETEIDQMLHQPEELLLSPVVGATREAVEAIAEADLILIGPGSFYTSLMPVLLVPELAQALRRSPATMVFIGNLGKELSPAAAKLTVADKLAIMEKAIGKRVIDALVVGPVSDTRQLGDRVIVQEPLEANDIRYRHDRQLLRNALEHAIQAMN; encoded by the coding sequence ATGCGTAATCGCACGTTAGCCGACCTCGATCGCGTGGTGGCTCTGGGTGGCGGGCACGGTCTGGGCCGTGTGATGTCCGCTCTTTCTCCTCTGGGTTCTCGCCTGACCGGCATTGTCACTACCACCGATAACGGAGGCTCTACCGGGCGCATCCGGCAATCGGAGGGCGGCATTGCCTGGGGCGATATGCGTAACTGCCTCAATCAGCTGATCACTGAGCCGAGCGTGGCTTCCGCCATGTTTGAGTACCGCTTTGCCGGTAACGGCGAGCTGTCGGGGCACAACCTCGGTAATCTGATGCTGAAATCCCTCGATCATCTCAGCGTGCGTCCGCTGGAGGCCATCAACCTTATTCGCAATTTACTCAAGGTTGACGCGTTTTTGATCCCGATGTCCGAGCAGCCGGTCGATCTTGTCGCCGTCGATAAAGAGGGGCATCTGGTGTATGGCGAAACGGAGATCGATCAGATGCTGCATCAGCCAGAGGAACTGTTGCTGTCCCCGGTGGTGGGTGCCACCCGTGAAGCCGTGGAAGCCATTGCCGAAGCCGATCTGATCCTGATCGGCCCGGGGAGCTTTTACACCAGCCTGATGCCGGTGCTGCTGGTGCCGGAACTGGCGCAGGCGCTGCGGCGCAGCCCTGCAACCATGGTGTTTATCGGCAACCTGGGTAAAGAGCTCAGCCCGGCGGCGGCGAAGCTGACCGTTGCCGATAAGCTGGCCATCATGGAGAAGGCGATTGGCAAACGGGTTATTGATGCGCTGGTGGTGGGACCGGTCAGCGATACCCGGCAGCTCGGCGACCGGGTGATCGTACAGGAACCGCTGGAGGCCAACGATATTCGCTATCGACACGACCGCCAGCTGCTGCGCAACGCGCTGGAACACGCCATTCAGGCGATGAACTAG
- the moaA gene encoding GTP 3',8-cyclase MoaA, whose product MLNFTDNYARSFYYLRLSITDVCNFRCSYCLPDGYRPQGANNKSFLSLDEIRRVTRAFAAAGTEKVRLTGGEPSMRRDFTDIIAAVRENKGIRQLAVTTNGYRLQRDVAQWRDAGLTGINVSVDSLDPRQFHAITGQDKFEEVMRGIDAAFDAGFSKVKVNSVLMRDVNYRQLDAFLTWIRTRPIQLRFIELMETGEGGDLFRQQHVSGESIRQYLLEHGWSLQARARSDGPAQVFHHPDYLGEIGLIMPYEKDFCASCNRLRVSAVGNLHLCLFGDGGVSLRDLLASDDQQDALQARIASSLSHKKQTHFLHQGNTGITQNLSFIGG is encoded by the coding sequence GTGTTAAATTTCACGGATAATTACGCGCGTAGCTTTTACTACCTGCGTTTGTCGATCACCGACGTATGCAATTTTCGTTGCTCATACTGTCTCCCCGACGGCTACCGGCCGCAGGGCGCGAACAATAAAAGCTTCCTTTCGCTGGATGAAATCCGCCGCGTCACCCGGGCGTTTGCCGCTGCCGGCACGGAAAAAGTGCGCCTGACCGGCGGTGAGCCTTCAATGCGCCGCGACTTCACCGATATTATAGCTGCCGTTCGCGAAAACAAAGGCATCCGTCAGCTGGCGGTGACCACCAACGGCTATCGCCTGCAGCGCGACGTTGCCCAATGGCGTGACGCCGGGCTGACCGGTATTAACGTCAGCGTTGACAGCCTCGATCCCCGCCAGTTTCATGCCATCACCGGTCAGGATAAATTTGAAGAGGTGATGCGCGGTATCGACGCCGCGTTTGATGCCGGTTTCAGCAAGGTGAAGGTGAACAGCGTGCTGATGCGCGACGTCAACTACCGTCAGCTTGATGCCTTCCTCACCTGGATCCGCACGCGCCCCATACAGCTGCGCTTCATCGAACTGATGGAAACCGGTGAGGGGGGCGATCTGTTTCGTCAGCAGCACGTCTCCGGCGAATCCATCCGGCAGTATCTGCTCGAACACGGCTGGAGCCTGCAGGCGCGCGCGCGCAGCGACGGTCCGGCGCAGGTGTTTCATCACCCCGACTATCTGGGTGAAATCGGCCTGATCATGCCCTATGAAAAGGATTTCTGTGCCAGCTGCAACCGGCTTCGCGTCTCGGCGGTGGGGAACCTGCATCTGTGTCTGTTTGGTGACGGCGGCGTATCGCTGCGCGATCTGCTGGCGAGTGACGATCAGCAGGACGCCCTGCAGGCGCGTATTGCCAGCAGTCTCAGCCATAAAAAGCAGACGCATTTCCTGCACCAGGGCAACACCGGCATTACACAAAACCTCTCGTTCATCGGCGGTTAA
- the moaB gene encoding molybdenum cofactor biosynthesis protein B — protein sequence MGKGTAEFIALNVAILTVSDKHTLASDTSGDWLKEAVSEAGHQVLDRAIVPDNRYRIRAVVSSWIASADMQVVLINGGTGFNSKNSTPEALLPLFDREIEGFGELFRMVSFEDIGTSTLQSRAVGGIANQTLILAVPGSTSACQLAWERIVSDQLDARTRPCNFVSHVKKP from the coding sequence ATGGGTAAAGGTACAGCGGAGTTCATCGCGCTTAACGTGGCGATTCTTACCGTGTCGGACAAACACACGTTAGCCAGCGACACCTCGGGTGACTGGCTGAAAGAGGCGGTAAGTGAAGCCGGGCACCAGGTGCTCGATCGCGCCATCGTGCCGGATAACCGCTATCGCATTCGTGCAGTGGTATCCAGCTGGATCGCCAGCGCGGATATGCAGGTGGTGCTGATTAACGGCGGCACCGGCTTCAACAGCAAAAACAGCACCCCGGAAGCGCTGCTGCCGCTGTTTGACCGCGAAATTGAAGGCTTTGGCGAGCTGTTTCGCATGGTCTCATTTGAGGATATCGGCACCTCAACGCTGCAGTCACGGGCGGTGGGCGGTATCGCCAACCAGACCCTGATCCTCGCCGTGCCGGGCTCCACCTCCGCCTGCCAGCTGGCCTGGGAGCGCATCGTTTCGGATCAGCTCGATGCCAGAACGCGCCCGTGTAATTTCGTTTCCCACGTAAAGAAGCCTTGA
- the moaC gene encoding cyclic pyranopterin monophosphate synthase MoaC, whose protein sequence is MSQLTHINAAGEAHMVDVSTKQETVREARAEVFVVMRPETLQMIIDGSHHKGDVFATARIAGIQAAKRTWELIPLCHPLMLSKVEVTLEAQPDRHRVRIETLCRLTGKTGVEMEALTAASVAALTIYDMCKAVQKDISIEQCRLLSKSGGKSGDFQAVTHA, encoded by the coding sequence ATGTCCCAGTTAACTCACATTAATGCCGCCGGTGAGGCGCACATGGTGGATGTTTCCACCAAGCAGGAAACCGTGCGCGAAGCTCGCGCTGAAGTCTTCGTGGTGATGCGCCCGGAAACGCTGCAGATGATTATCGACGGCAGCCATCATAAGGGCGACGTGTTCGCCACCGCGCGCATCGCCGGTATTCAGGCGGCAAAACGCACCTGGGAGCTGATCCCACTGTGCCATCCTCTGATGCTGAGCAAGGTAGAGGTTACGCTTGAAGCGCAGCCGGATCGTCACCGGGTGCGCATTGAAACCCTTTGCCGTCTGACCGGCAAAACCGGGGTTGAAATGGAAGCGCTGACCGCCGCCTCGGTGGCCGCGCTGACCATTTATGACATGTGTAAAGCGGTGCAGAAAGATATCAGCATCGAACAGTGCCGTCTGCTCAGTAAAAGCGGCGGTAAATCCGGTGATTTTCAGGCGGTGACCCATGCTTAA
- the moaD gene encoding molybdopterin synthase sulfur carrier subunit — protein sequence MLNILFFAQVRELIGTDRIELPAEYADVESLRAALAERSDRWALALESGKLLAAVNQTLVSHQHPLSAGDEVAFFPPVTGG from the coding sequence ATGCTTAATATTCTTTTCTTTGCTCAGGTGCGCGAACTGATCGGTACCGATCGTATTGAGCTTCCTGCGGAGTACGCGGATGTAGAATCCCTGCGCGCGGCGCTGGCCGAACGCAGCGATCGCTGGGCGCTGGCGCTGGAATCCGGCAAGCTGCTGGCGGCGGTCAACCAGACGCTGGTTTCACACCAGCACCCGCTGAGCGCCGGTGACGAAGTGGCCTTCTTCCCGCCGGTAACCGGAGGCTGA
- the moaE gene encoding molybdopterin synthase catalytic subunit MoaE — protein METRIRVSADPFNMAEEYAWLSACDSDGAVVTFTGKVRNHNLGDNVSALSLEHYPGMTEKALADIVAEARQRWPMQRVTVIHRIGDLFPGDEIVLVGVSGAHRGAAFDGAEFIMDYLKTRAPFWKREATAGGDRWVESRESDKQAAGRWQQKAE, from the coding sequence ATGGAAACGCGGATCCGGGTGAGCGCCGACCCTTTTAATATGGCTGAGGAATACGCCTGGCTTTCCGCCTGCGACAGCGACGGTGCCGTGGTGACCTTTACCGGTAAAGTACGTAATCACAATCTGGGTGATAACGTCAGCGCGCTGTCCCTGGAACATTATCCGGGCATGACTGAAAAAGCGCTGGCGGATATTGTGGCCGAGGCGCGTCAGCGCTGGCCGATGCAGCGGGTGACGGTGATCCACCGCATCGGTGACCTGTTCCCCGGTGATGAGATTGTGCTGGTCGGCGTCAGCGGCGCGCATCGCGGTGCCGCCTTTGACGGCGCGGAGTTTATTATGGACTACCTCAAAACCCGCGCGCCGTTCTGGAAGCGTGAAGCCACCGCCGGGGGCGATCGCTGGGTAGAATCCCGTGAAAGCGATAAGCAGGCCGCCGGGCGCTGGCAGCAAAAGGCGGAGTAA